ACCTAAACAAGATGTACTTCGGCAAAGCCCAGGGTCAAAACCTCTACGGAATCGAAGCCGCCGCCCGAGGGTATTTCGGTGTGCCCGCCAAAGATCTGAACCTGCCCCAGGCGGCCTACCTCGTGGGTATGCTTCAATCTCCAGGACTGTACGATCCGTACGATCCGGAAGGCCTCAAACGCGGCATCGACCGCATGCGCTACGTGCTCGAGAGCATGCGAAAGCTCGGAAAGATCACCGAAGAGGAATACCGGGACGCACTGAATTACGACATCGCGGGGAGCTTAAAGTCGGACCTTCCCCAGATCAGCTCGAACCGCTACCCGATCCTCACGGAGGAAATCCTCGACGAGGCCGCCGAAGCACTCGCCGCCCGGGAAATCAAAAAGCTCGGGCAAAATCCAGAGCAAGTTCGACGGGAGGCGCCGGCAGAATGGAAGGACCTCGTGCAGCGAAAGCGCGACTTCCTGAACACGGCCGGCGTCCACATCGTCACGACGATCGACCTCGATCTGTACGACGCCTTTCAAGACGTGGCCCAAAATGCGGTAAAGTACCTGCCGGACACGAAGATCTCCGTAACCTCGAAAGATGCCCAAGGAAAGGAAGTCCGGAAAGAGATCCCCTCGGTACAACAGTTTGCCGCCGTGCTCATCGACAACCGCACGGGGGCCGTCCTCGCGGAAATTCCCAACCGAAAGCCCCCGACGGTAGACCCCGAATACGGGAAACGCTACCTCTCCTTTGCCCGCAACCAACCGTATTCCCCCGGATCTTCCATTAAGCCCATCCTCGCCTACGGTCCGGCGCTGGAGGAAGGGATTCTCCCCGGCATCGATTCCCCCGTGGAGGACACCCCCGTCGTCCTCCCCGACGGCCAAAAGGGCGAACACGTCGTCTACAACTACAACCTTTCGCCGTTCAAGGGCCTCATGACCGCCCGTCAGGCGCTTTGGGAATCGCGAAACCCGCCGGCGGTTCGCCTTTTCCATCAGGTGGGGATGGAGCGCGCCTTCTCCTATGCGGAGGCGGCGGGGATCTCCACAATCACCCCAGAAGACAAGCGGGAATCCCAGGTGGCAGCCATCGGAGGATTGCGCGAAGGGACTACGCTGTACGAGCTCACGGGCGCCTTCACGGTATTTCCCAACCAGGGGATCTTGAAGAAACCGTACATGATCGAGCGGATCACCGACGCAAGCGGCCGCGAGCTCTACCGCCACGAAGAAGAGGTCCGGCAGGTGTTTTCCCCGGAGACCGCCTACATGATCACGGATGCCCTGCGCGGCGTCGTCACGAACGGGACGGCCTCCGCCCTGGGAGCAAAGTTGCGAAGCGCCTACGGCGACGTGCCGGTGGCCGGTAAGACCGGGACGAGCGAGAACGATCAGGACTTCTGGTTCATCGGCTACACGCCGACCTTCACGCTGGGGGTTTGGGGCGGGTACGACATTCGAAACAAAGACCAATCGAGCGCCACGAGCCTAAACCGCGGCGGGACCCGCTTCGACCACCTCACCCCTTGGTTTACCTTGTACCAAAAGACGGTGCAGATCCTCCCCGAGCTCAACCCTCAGGGGAAATCCTTTCCCCGCCCGAATACCCTGGTCACGGTAAACATCTGCCTCCCCTCGGGAAAGCTCCCCTCGGAAACCTGCCAAAAGGCCGTGGGCAAGGTCCCCAAGGTGCAGATCGTACCCGGGCTCTTCCCGCGAGACCGCGTACCTACGGAACGAGACGACCGCGTCGTGGAGGCTCGCCTCGTCGTCGTAGGGGATAAGGAGTACCTCGCCCGCAACGACACGCCGGACGACCTCGTCCTCAAAGAAGTGCGGGTAAAGCGCGACCCCCTCCAGCTCCCCAAACGCGTCCGCATGCTCATCTCCCCCTACCCTACGGATTGGAGCAATCACCTTCCGGAGGAAACCGACCCGCGCGCACCAACGGGGAAGGCTCCGAGTCCTCCGCAGGGGCTCACCGCAACCTTCGACGGCAACACCGTCGTACTCCGCTGGAACGCGAACGGAGAACCGGACATCGCGGGGTACCGCGTGTTCCGCATCGACGCCACGGGGGAGACGCACATCGCCAGCGTGATGAGCCACCAGCCGCTCGAAGTACACGATCCTTCGCCCACGCCGCTTTCCGCCTACCAGGTCGTGGCCGTCACGGTCGACGGCCGAACCTCGCCTCCGTCTAACCCGGTAAGCCCGTTCGACCTGAGCAAACCGCCCAAAGGCGTACCTTCTCCCCCAAAAGACGTTCGCGCGACTCGACAAGCGGACGGTACGATCGCCGTAAGTTGGCAGCCCAACGCGGAAAAGGACCACGTGACCCACTATTCCGTATACGCCGGGGATACGGACCACGGGCCGTGGGCAAAACTAGGCGACACAACCGATCCGTCCTTCACCTTTACCCCCACGGCCTCCCAGGCGTACATACGGGTGACCGCAACAAACGACGCAGGAGAGTCCGAGCCGAGCAAGGCGGTCCCTCTTCCCCAATCCCAACCGACCAGCCCGCCTCAAGAGGAAACGACTCCTCCGCCTGCGGGAAATCGCGAGGGGACCCGAGGAATCCTGAACCTCCTACCCTCGCAGCCGAGACGTTAGCCGCGGGAAGGAAAGGGCCCGGTCCTTTGCGACCGGGCCCTTCTCTGTCCCTCGGATGGGAATTCCCCCTGCGACCCGCGGGAGCCCGCGGAGGAAATCTCCGTATGCGATCCGCGCAAGCCCCGGGCTTACGCTATAATCGAAAGTAAGCGGCCGCAAAGTGCGACAAATTCGAAAGGCCGAGGGAACGGCAAAACCACGCACGACGGTAGGAGGGCCTTCATGAAACGCCTCTTTCTCCGCATCGTGGGTCGCGTGCAAGGGGTTGGGTACCGCGCGTTCGTCCTCCGGGAAGCGACGCGACGGGGCATCACGGGATGGGTGCGCAACGAACCCGACGGCACGGTCACCGCGGAAGTGCAAGGGGACGATCGTTCCTTGAGCGACCTCCTGCTCGCCCTCGAGGAAGGGCCCCCTGCCGCCCGAGTCGACGACCTCGTGATCGAGGAGCGTCCCGTGGTCCCCGAGGAAAAGTCCTTCCGCATCGCCTACCGATGAGCGGAAAGCTCGAAAGGGTCCCCGACCTACACCGTCCGTCGCGTCCGTTTGCAAGGGTGCGAAAGGAAGCATCCTCGGCTTCGCTTCGCTCCCGCGATCTAGGCGACCCGCGCCCGCCGAAATAAGGCGACGAGCTCCACATGCGGCGTGTGGGGAAACATGTCCACAGGGGTCACAGAGACGAGTGCGTAGCCGCCGACCGTGAAGCGTGCGGCGTCTTCGGCAAAGGTCGCGGGATTACAAGAGACGTACACGATTGCATCCGGTGCCGCAGCGAGGACGGCGCGGACGGTTCGCGTCCCCGCTCCCGCCCGCGGAGGGTCCAGGAGGAGGAGCGACGGCGTACGTCCCCATTCCCGCAAGAGCTGGCCCAAACCTTCCCCTGCGTCGGCACGGCGAAACTCTACGTTCGTTACGGCATTTTGCGCCGCGTTGCGGCGCGCCGCCTCTACGGAGGCGGAAACGACCTCGATGCCTACCGCCCTTTCCGCCACGCGGGCGAGGGGAAGGGTAAACGTGCCCACCCCCGAATACAGATCGACGACCAAGGCCTTCGCCGCGGGATCCAAGGCTTCGCGAACGTAGGCAAGCGCCGTGGAAACGAGGGCTTCCGCCTGAAGGGGATTTGTCTGGAAGAACGTCTCGAGCTCGAGACGGTAGCGAAATCCCCCGAGGAGCTCTTCGATGTACGGTCGTCCTTCGAGCACGTGAAGGCGCTCGACCTGAACGGCGTCGGAAAGACTACGGTTTTCCGCCCAAAGAAGCCCGCGAAGGCCGGGAAAGGTGCGCCGAAGTTCGGCGCCGAGCTCGGTGAGCGAGGAAGCATATCCGTCGGGTGCCTCCGTCGCTACGAGGGCGACGAGAAGTTCGCCAGTGGCAAAGGCTTTGCGCACGACGAGGTGGCGCAAAAGACCGGCGTGGCGGTCCTTGTCGTAGCCGGGAAGACCTCGCTCGCGCGCCCAGAGCCCTACGACTTCCCGCACGCGGTCGATGTCCGGATGGGCGATGTGGCACTCGGACAGCGGGAGAACTTCGCGGTACATCCCCCTGGCGTGGAGACCGGGGATTCCGTCGGGACGAAACGTAAATTCCATTTTGTTCCGGTAACCCCAGGGATGAGCCATCCCGCGGATGGGATGCACCACCGCATCGCTTATGCCCTGTGCGATCAGGAGACGGCGCACTTTGTCCTCTTTGTAGGCGAGTTGAAGCTCGTACGCCGCGTGTTGGAGCATGCACCCTCCGCAGACACCGAAGTGTTTACAGCGCGGGGCGACACGGTCTCCGTGGGAAACGAGGACCACTTCCGGCCACCCACGCAGGACGCCCTTTTTCTGCGGGCGTAGGTCGACGCGCACGAAGACCTCTTCCCCGGAGAGGACGTAGGGGACGACGACGTCGCGTGGCTTGCCGCGGTACGCGCGGTTCGCTCCGGAAACGCTTTGGTCCGAAGGTCGTCCGCGAAGATCGTCCCCCTCCGCCGCCCGCGAATCTCCGAAAGGCGGGAGCCCTTCAAGCCCCTCCCAGCCTGGGGTCCCCGGCTCGAGGCGGAAACGCCCTTGTCCTTGTTCGTCTAATTCGCGAATTCGCTCCCGCACCCAAAGCACGTCCCGAGCCTTTTGCTCGTGGGGCACCAACCGATCCCTCCCGAGACAACGACTCTTTCCTGAACACGTGGCTAGAAACCCCGAAATCGCCCCGCTCGCAGGGGTAAATTTCCGACAGGAGGCGTTCCGGTGGGCAAAACTCCGCGAAATTCCTCCACACCCGCGCGAACGCGCGCCCTCCTCGCGGCGTTTTTCTCTCCCGAAGACTGGGGCGAGCGGGAGTCGCGTCTCGCCGAAGACCGCCGGCTCGCCGAAACCGCCGGCGCAGAGGTGGTCGCGACCGTCGTCCACCGCAGGGAAAAACCCGAAGCGGCGACGCTCTTCGGGCGGGGGAAGATCGAAGAAATCCGTACCCTCCTCCAAGACGTGGGGGCGGAACTCGTCCTCGTAAACCGCTCCCTCACCCCCACGCAGCTGAGAAACCTCGAACGAGCCTGGGAGCTCCCCGTCGTCGACCGCGTGCAGCTCATCCTCGACATCTTCGCCCAGCGGGCCCGCACGCGCGAGAGCCAGATTCAGGTGGAACTTGCCCAGCTCCAGTACCTCCTCCCCCGTCTCGCGGGACGGGGCGAGTCCCTCTCCCGGCTAGGGGGCGGAATCGGCACGCGCGGTCCCGGCGAGACGAAGCTCGAAGTCGATCAACGGCGGATTCGCCGCCGCATTCACCTTCTCCGCAAACGGCTCGAGGAAGTCGAGCGCTCTCGCGCCACGCAAAGGCGTACCCGCCTGCGCCGCGGGGTTCCTCAAGTGGCCCTCGTAGGGTACACGAACGCCGGAAAATCTACGCTCTTTCGGGCGCTCACGGGGGCCGACGTGCTCGTGGAAGACCGCCTTTTCGCTACGCTGGACACGGCCGCCCGGCGCCTCCGCCTTCCTTCGGGGCGCACGGTCGTCCTCCTCGACACCGTCGGCTTCGTCCGCGACCTTCCCACGTTCCTCGTCGCCGCCTTTCGCTCCACCCTCGAGGTAGTCCGAGAAGCCGACCTCCTCCTTCACGTCGTGGACGTGTCGGAAGACGACTGGGAGGAGAAGATGCGCGTCGCCGAGGAACACCTAAGCGCCCTGGGAGCGCAGGACATCCCGCGCCTTTTGCTCCTAAACAAGAAGGACCGCCTTCCTCCCGAGAAGTGGCCCACACCTGCGGGCCTTTTCCCGGACTCCTCCCGGGCAGTCCTCCTCCTCTCCGCTACCGACCCCCACGACCTCGCGCGGCTCAGGACGGAGTTGGATTCCTTCTTTGCGCGTGCGGGGACGGTCAGCTTAGAAGCGCCTCCTCCACCCACGCCGCCCGCATAATTCGCGAAGGAGTGAGGAAATCGAGCGGGAGGGTCTCCCGCCGCCTGCGGAGGATCCGCTCCGCCAACCCAAAGCCTACGGCCGGGGCGAGACCTACGCCGTAGGTCCCAAATCCCGCGGCAACCCAAAGACCTTCCGCACGTGGGCACGGCCCGACGATCGGGCTGTAATCCCGGACGTGCACGTCGTGGACGGCAGTTCGTCCGGAGAGAAGTCGGGTGCCGTGCCCGTAGGGACCGAGACGCCGCAGGACCGCAAGTGCCGCCTCTTCTTCGCGGGCATGCCCTGCAGGAACGCTCAGGAGGAGCTCCTCTCCGCGCAGGACGGCCATTTCCCCCCCGGGAAAGAGGAGGAAGGGGAGCGGGGGGAGGGACTTCGCCGCTTCGTTTCTCTCGAAGGCAAAGGAGTACACCGCCCGTCGCCGACTTTCCACGGGAAGGTGCTCTCCTGCCGCGGCGGCAAGCTTCGGGCTCCACGCTCCCGCCGCAAGAACCACGCGCGGAACCTTCCAACGCACCCGCGCACGTTCCCCGACGAGGACGGCCTCCACGCCGACGAGGCGGCCGCCTTCGACGAGGACCCGCTCCACTTCGGCTTGAACGGCCTCCACTTCGAGTTCCTTTAGCTTGCGGTAGAGGGCCGCATGAACTCGCGGCACGTCGAGTACGCCGTCGCCGGGACAGTACAGGCCTCCGACGATGGACTCCTCGGGTTCCCACCCCAGGAGCTGGGGTAGAGCTTCCCGCCCCACCCATTCGGGCACCAATCCCCAGGTGCGCAGGCGGCTGTGCATCGCGTGCAGGACCGACCAATTTCGACCGTCCGCGAGGAGGAGGTAGCCCACAGGGCGGAAAGGAGGTGCATCCGCACCCTCGTCAAAGGGAAGGTACCGGTCGATATCGCGGTACACCTCGTGGCCGAATTGCGCCAGGCGGACGTTCACCTGAGAGAGGAAGCAGCGCCGTATCCCACCCATGCTGTGCCGCGTCGAACCCCAGAGAAAGGCGAAATCGCGCTCCACGAGAACGATGCGTCCCGTAAACCCCAAAGCTCGAAGGAAATAGGCGACGCTCGCCCCCACGATCCCACCGCCGACGAGGAGGACGTCGGCGGAAAGCATACGGCGCGAAAACATCCGTTCCCCTCCTCTCCCGACCGTCCTGCCGTCAACCCGAATCTTCCGAGGTGCTTTGGCGAAAGAGGTACTCCATGACGCCGTAGGCGTTCAGGTAGATATCGTGGCGGTACGCCGTCTCCCTACGGAAGATCTCCCTTGCCCGCTCGCCCCCGCGACCTTGTGCACCGATTTCCCGCAAAATTCGTTCCCAGAGCATCTCCGAGAGCTGCTCTACGGCTTGGGCGAAAATCGCGGCCTTCTCCGCCTCTTCCCCTTCCCGCCACGGGCGGAGGTAGCGGCGAAGTACGAACTCCCCGTCTTCCAGGTAGCGAGGAAGCCACTTCCCGAGCTGACCGAAGACGTCCTCCACGGCCTCCGTTTCCCCGAAATGGGAGAAGAAGAGACGGCGGGGCTTGAGGGCGCGAAGCCTTTCCCACGTCCGGCGCATCGCCTCGGGATCGAATTGCGAGGGTACCGTAGAGGGCAAGACGAGAAAGGTTCCCGTCCAAGCGAGGCGGCTGTACCACACCCCGGCAGCGTCTCCTGTAAAGACCCCTTCTGCGTGCGGAGCGTAAATGGCAATGTGGTGGGGGGCGTGTCCGGGAGCATCGTAAAAGAAAAGCCGCCGTCCCTCGGACAGCAAAAGAAAATCGCCGTCCTGAACGGTGCGAACGCGATCGGGATCCACGGGAAGGACGGGCGCGTAAAACTCGTCGAATCGACCCCGGTAGAGCTCGCGCACCGCAGCGATGAGACGCCGAGGGTCCACCAGGTGCCGCGCCCCGCGCGGGTGCACGATCACCTCGGCTTCCCGCGCTTCTTTGAGGAATAGACCTACCGCTCCGGCGTGGTCGAGGTGGATGTGGGTGAGAATCACCGTGCGGATGTCCCGGGGGCTCATTCCGAGCGTCGTGAGCCCCTTGAGGAGGAAGGGGAAGCTCACGGCCGGCCCGGTTTCGATGAGAATCCCTTCCTCGGGAAAGACGTAGGCTGCCGTCCGTTCGGGAAGGAACCAGTCGCACAGGTCGATCATGTGCAGTCCTCGGCCAAGCGGTGTTACGCTGCCGCAACGCGCCTGGACGTCTACGCTCGCCGATCCTTCGATTTCCATTCCTTCACCCAGCCTTCAGACCCGTCCCGGGTCGCAATTCGACTTTTCTAAAAGGAAGGAGAGATCTCCCATGGCCGCGGGATGGAACCGGCCTCTCTTTCGCGATCGGGAGGAGGCGGGAAAGAGGCTCTCCGCCGAACTACAGAGGCGCTTCCCCCGCCTTACCGCCCGTAACGCGCTCCTCCTCGCCATTCCCCGCGGCGGCGTTGAAGTTGCCGCCGCGATAGCCGCCGTGCTCGGAATCCCCCTCGACGTGCTCGTCGTGCGCAAGATCGGCGCCCCGTTCCATCCCGAACTCGCCGTGGGCGCCGTAGGCCCGGACGGGCGCCGCGTACTGAACCGCGACGTCATACGCCAACTGGGCCTTCGGGAAGAGGACTTTGCCGAACAAGAAAAGCGGGCCCGCGCGGAACTCGCGGCACGCCTGCGCCTGTACGGATTCCGCGGACTCCCTTCGCCACACCCCACCTATTGTATCGTCGTGGACGACGGAATCGCCACGGGCGCAACGGCGAAAAGCGCCCTTCTCTGGCTTCGCCAGGCAGCTCCGGCGAGCCGGTCGATCCTCGCCGCGCCCGTGGCCCCTCCCGACACGGTGGAAGAACTCCGTCCGTACGCGGACGACATCCTCGTCCTCGCCACGCCCTCCCCCTTCGGTGCCGTAGGGGCCTACTACGAAAGGTTTCCCCAGGTGAGCGACGAACGCGTCCTCGATCTTCTTCTCCGCTACCGAAACGGGACGGAGCCGCGCCCTACGCCCTGAGCTCCCCGTCCGCCCGAGGAGCGAGGCTCAGTGAATGACGAGCACGGGGATTTCCGAAAGATGGAGGATCCGTTGGCTTACGCTCCCGAGAAAGATTTCCTGCAGCGGGTTGAGGCCGCGGCGTCCGACGACGATGAGATCGGCACCGAACTCTCGTGCGCGGCGTACGACCTCGGAAGCCGGGTCTCCCACTTCTACGTGGATTTCGTACGGGATCCCTTTTTCGCGTAGCGGCGCCGCATCTTCCTCCACCTCGTCGCGCGAGCGCTTTTCCACGACGCCCTGGGGGTCGAGGTCGGGTACCATAAACTCCGTGAAGATGTACCTGGGTAGCGGAGACGTCACGCGGACCAGCGCCACGCGCACGTCCCCGTCGCTCAGTTTTTCCGCTACGTAGCGAACGGCTTTCCGCGCTCCTTCCGAACCGTCCGTGGCGACGACGATGCGACGAAACATGGAAACCGCTCCTTTCTCGCACGATGGGTACACCGGCCCTTTCTCTCCTTATTTTACTTGAGAAGTCCCTCGAGGTTTGTACCCAAAAAGACAGGCTTTCGTCGCGGCGCGACGAGCACCCTCGGCAGATGGTACCTCGTTTCCATGCGGTGTTACACGAGAAATTGGTTCCTTACAACTCTCTTACAAACGGTCCTGCTTTCTACGGAGAGCTGGCTTTTCCTCCGCGGGGTATGGTACAATTTTTGTGACACGAAAGGTATACCAAGCGGGCTCGTCTGGCCCCACTCCACACGAGCGAGGGGACTCCCATGAGCGACGACCTCGTCCGATTCGGCGTATCCTTTCCGGGAAACCTCCTTCGCCAATTCGACGCCTTCCTCGCCGAGCAGGGCTACAGCAACCGTTCGGAGGCCATCCGCGACCTCGTGCGGAAGGCGATCCTCGACCCCAAAAAGGTCGACCCGGAGGCGGTGGTGGCCGGGGCGATCATCGTCGCCTATGATCACCACGTCAGCAATCTCCCCGTCGTGCTCATGGAACTCGAGCACACGTTTTACGACGTGATCATCACCACCGTGCACGTCCACCTCACGCTCACGCAGTGCATGGAAGTAGTCCTCGTGCGGGGAAAGTTCGCCCGCCTAGAAGCGCTGCACGAGCAAATTCAGACGCTCCGAGGCGTAACCTTTAGCGAGCTCACCGTCACGTACCTAAAGGACCAACTCCGACTCGAGGATCGCTCGGTCGTCCGCCTGAACTACGACCTCAAGCACGAACACGCCGGGGAAACATTGGAGGAAAACCCGAGCGGTACCTTCCCCTCAGGTCCCGGAGTTCGCACGGAACGCTCGTCGTAAAGCCCTCCCTTCGTTCCTTTTCGACCCAGGGGAAACCGCCCGCATCCCAAACTTCACCCCTACGAAAATTCGGAAACGGCGCACCGACGCCGTTTTTTCTTTCTCGCTCGAAACCGGGCCGTCTGGGCTTCGGAGGCGAGGCGACGAACGAAGCCGCGTTCACAAAATCAACGGAGATCTCCTTGGACACACCTTGACACCCCGAAGCGACCCCTGATACGATAGGTTCGCCAGGAAAATGAGAATCGTTCTTGATAATTGGCAAATGCCCTTTTTTTCAACACCAATTTTTAAAGCGCTTTCACGTTGGAATCGTTCAAAGGAGGGTCCACCGTGAACGAGTTGCCCACCCTGGACACCCTACCCGTAGGCGGACGAGGCAAAGTCGCTCGCATCGCCGCCCCGGGGCACATCCGCCAACGGCTTTTCACCATGGGAATTACTCCCGGTACCACCCTCACCGTGCGGGGCGTCGCGCCCCTCGGCGACCCCATCGACGTCGAAGTTCGCGGGTACGACCTGAGCCTCCGCCGCGAGGAAGCAAAGTACATCTACGTCGAGGTGATCTGATATGAGCGCACGCAACGCGGTTCCGCTCGCCCTCCTCCGTCCCAACGAACAGGGTGTCATTGCCGACATCGTCGGAGGAACGGAAGCGAACGTACGCCTCCTGGAACTCGGGTTTACACGGGGACGGGAGGTTCGCGTTCTCAAGAACGATTTCGGACCGCTCATCGTCGCCCTGAACGGACAGCGAATCGCCCTCGGGCACGGGATGGCGCAAAAGGTCCTCGTCCGACTCTCCTGCCCGTCGTAGCATCGCCCCTCGACACCGCCGGGGTACACATTGGGCGAGCGCACCCGGGAATTCCCGCTCGGAATCGAACGCGCGCCTTCGCGAAAATCCGCATAGGGCAAACGTGGTGCGTACCAAAACCCTGGTGTTTTTGCAAAGGAGAGGTGGGAATGGAATTGGCCCACACGACGCAGACGGTGACGATCGCCGTCGCCGGAAACCCGAACTCGGGCAAGACGACGCTCTTCAACGCCCTTACGGGACTACGGCACCGCGTGGGGAACTGGCCGGGAGTCACCGTAGAGAAGAAGGAAGGGCGCTACCGCGACCCCACAAGCGGCCGCGAGGTAATCCTCGTCGATCTTCCCGGGATCTACGGGTTGGGGGCCTACGCGGAGGATGAGCGCGTGGCCCGCGACTATCTCGTAGGCGAGCGTCCCGATGTCCTGATCAACGTCGTCGACGCTACGAACCTCGAGCGCAACCTCTTCCTCACCGTCCAGCTCCTCGAACTCACCCCCCGCGTCGTCCTCGCCCTGAACATGTGGGATGAAGTCGAGGCTCGGGGGATAAAAATCCGCACGGATCTCCTGAGCGAACGCCTGGGCGTCCTCGCCGTCCTTACCGTGGCCACGAAAAAGCAGGGGCTCGACACGCTCATGGAGGTTGCCCTCGACGTCGCCTCTCACTCCGTGCGCGAACCGCTGCGGATCGACTACGGGCCGGAAGTGGAAGAAGCCCTCACACGCCTCGTCCCCCTTCTCGAAAGCGTGTCCGAACTGGCGACGAAGTACCCCCTTCGGTGGCTCGCCGTAAAGTACCTCGAGGGAGACGAACACCTCGTCCGCGAGGTTGAGGACAAACTCCCGCGGGAAGCTCTCGCGGAAGCGCGGGCGGTCCGCGCCCACCTGCGCGAGCGCCTGGGGGAAGACCCGGAAGTCGTCATCGCCGACCGCCGCTATGCGTTCATCGAACGCATCCTCTGCGACGTCGTCGAGCGCCCCCAAGAAGTGGATACGCTCACCTTCTCCGATCGCCTCGACCGGATCCTCACCCACCGGATCTGGGGGATCCCCATCTTCCTCCTCCTCATGTTCCTCGTCTTCGAATTCACCTTCGCCCTGGGGAATCCTCTGAGCGACCTCTTGGAAGAGGCATTTTCTTGGCTCGGGGACGCGACCGGGGAGTACCTCACCGACTTGGGCGTTCACGACACGGTCGTCTCCCTCGTGACGAACGGAATCATCAACGGGGTCGGCGCCGTGGTCGTCTTCTTCCCGCCGATCTTTTTCATGTTCCTCGCCATCGCCCTCCTCGAAGATTCCGGCTACATGGCCCGCGCGGCGTATGTCATGGACCGCTTTATGCGCGCCATCGGCCTCCACGGAAAGTCCTTCATCCCCATGCTCCTCGGCTTCGGATGCAACGTACCCGCGATCCTCGCGACGCGTACGCTCGAAAGTCGGGCGGATCGCCTCACGACGATCTTCGTAACCCCCTTCATGTCTTGCACGGCGCGCCTTGCCGTCTTCGTTCTCCTTGCGGGAGCGTTCTTCCCGGACCACGCGGGGCTCGTCGTCTTTTCCCTCTATCTCCTGGGAATCGTCGTCGCCGTCGCCGTTGCGAAATTTCTC
This window of the Brockia lithotrophica genome carries:
- a CDS encoding Multimodular transpeptidase-transglycosylase yields the protein MSLPAGKRDRTRKDRRPQVYQRRPKRETRTPSERTWYNEPAKGGVRMSTRGNSGGDEPTLVFSSAHRPPEGEDRPPLSGRTPNGKRRPPIWRYVGYGFVTLAVLAVAFALAGFGIALGIVASVFQKEELPSYEAMKEALFSGNLASYAYDRKGKLIGQLPSVETRIPTKLPEISPYVVEALIAAEDKNFYSHHGVSLRGIARAALQQLTRSEIQTGGSTLTQQLVKQTLLEDLYRQEISGEVKGEELTRLKYRRKFAEIFLALHVERYFTKEQILEAYLNKMYFGKAQGQNLYGIEAAARGYFGVPAKDLNLPQAAYLVGMLQSPGLYDPYDPEGLKRGIDRMRYVLESMRKLGKITEEEYRDALNYDIAGSLKSDLPQISSNRYPILTEEILDEAAEALAAREIKKLGQNPEQVRREAPAEWKDLVQRKRDFLNTAGVHIVTTIDLDLYDAFQDVAQNAVKYLPDTKISVTSKDAQGKEVRKEIPSVQQFAAVLIDNRTGAVLAEIPNRKPPTVDPEYGKRYLSFARNQPYSPGSSIKPILAYGPALEEGILPGIDSPVEDTPVVLPDGQKGEHVVYNYNLSPFKGLMTARQALWESRNPPAVRLFHQVGMERAFSYAEAAGISTITPEDKRESQVAAIGGLREGTTLYELTGAFTVFPNQGILKKPYMIERITDASGRELYRHEEEVRQVFSPETAYMITDALRGVVTNGTASALGAKLRSAYGDVPVAGKTGTSENDQDFWFIGYTPTFTLGVWGGYDIRNKDQSSATSLNRGGTRFDHLTPWFTLYQKTVQILPELNPQGKSFPRPNTLVTVNICLPSGKLPSETCQKAVGKVPKVQIVPGLFPRDRVPTERDDRVVEARLVVVGDKEYLARNDTPDDLVLKEVRVKRDPLQLPKRVRMLISPYPTDWSNHLPEETDPRAPTGKAPSPPQGLTATFDGNTVVLRWNANGEPDIAGYRVFRIDATGETHIASVMSHQPLEVHDPSPTPLSAYQVVAVTVDGRTSPPSNPVSPFDLSKPPKGVPSPPKDVRATRQADGTIAVSWQPNAEKDHVTHYSVYAGDTDHGPWAKLGDTTDPSFTFTPTASQAYIRVTATNDAGESEPSKAVPLPQSQPTSPPQEETTPPPAGNREGTRGILNLLPSQPRR
- a CDS encoding Acylphosphate phosphohydrolase encodes the protein MKRLFLRIVGRVQGVGYRAFVLREATRRGITGWVRNEPDGTVTAEVQGDDRSLSDLLLALEEGPPAARVDDLVIEERPVVPEEKSFRIAYR
- a CDS encoding RNA methyltransferase, TrmA family, producing the protein MPHEQKARDVLWVRERIRELDEQGQGRFRLEPGTPGWEGLEGLPPFGDSRAAEGDDLRGRPSDQSVSGANRAYRGKPRDVVVPYVLSGEEVFVRVDLRPQKKGVLRGWPEVVLVSHGDRVAPRCKHFGVCGGCMLQHAAYELQLAYKEDKVRRLLIAQGISDAVVHPIRGMAHPWGYRNKMEFTFRPDGIPGLHARGMYREVLPLSECHIAHPDIDRVREVVGLWARERGLPGYDKDRHAGLLRHLVVRKAFATGELLVALVATEAPDGYASSLTELGAELRRTFPGLRGLLWAENRSLSDAVQVERLHVLEGRPYIEELLGGFRYRLELETFFQTNPLQAEALVSTALAYVREALDPAAKALVVDLYSGVGTFTLPLARVAERAVGIEVVSASVEAARRNAAQNAVTNVEFRRADAGEGLGQLLREWGRTPSLLLLDPPRAGAGTRTVRAVLAAAPDAIVYVSCNPATFAEDAARFTVGGYALVSVTPVDMFPHTPHVELVALFRRARVA
- a CDS encoding GTP-binding protein HflX, which codes for MGKTPRNSSTPARTRALLAAFFSPEDWGERESRLAEDRRLAETAGAEVVATVVHRREKPEAATLFGRGKIEEIRTLLQDVGAELVLVNRSLTPTQLRNLERAWELPVVDRVQLILDIFAQRARTRESQIQVELAQLQYLLPRLAGRGESLSRLGGGIGTRGPGETKLEVDQRRIRRRIHLLRKRLEEVERSRATQRRTRLRRGVPQVALVGYTNAGKSTLFRALTGADVLVEDRLFATLDTAARRLRLPSGRTVVLLDTVGFVRDLPTFLVAAFRSTLEVVREADLLLHVVDVSEDDWEEKMRVAEEHLSALGAQDIPRLLLLNKKDRLPPEKWPTPAGLFPDSSRAVLLLSATDPHDLARLRTELDSFFARAGTVSLEAPPPPTPPA
- a CDS encoding SoxB-like sarcosine oxidase, subunit beta related, encoding MFSRRMLSADVLLVGGGIVGASVAYFLRALGFTGRIVLVERDFAFLWGSTRHSMGGIRRCFLSQVNVRLAQFGHEVYRDIDRYLPFDEGADAPPFRPVGYLLLADGRNWSVLHAMHSRLRTWGLVPEWVGREALPQLLGWEPEESIVGGLYCPGDGVLDVPRVHAALYRKLKELEVEAVQAEVERVLVEGGRLVGVEAVLVGERARVRWKVPRVVLAAGAWSPKLAAAAGEHLPVESRRRAVYSFAFERNEAAKSLPPLPFLLFPGGEMAVLRGEELLLSVPAGHAREEEAALAVLRRLGPYGHGTRLLSGRTAVHDVHVRDYSPIVGPCPRAEGLWVAAGFGTYGVGLAPAVGFGLAERILRRRRETLPLDFLTPSRIMRAAWVEEALLS
- a CDS encoding Beta-lactamase related protein, translated to MEIEGSASVDVQARCGSVTPLGRGLHMIDLCDWFLPERTAAYVFPEEGILIETGPAVSFPFLLKGLTTLGMSPRDIRTVILTHIHLDHAGAVGLFLKEAREAEVIVHPRGARHLVDPRRLIAAVRELYRGRFDEFYAPVLPVDPDRVRTVQDGDFLLLSEGRRLFFYDAPGHAPHHIAIYAPHAEGVFTGDAAGVWYSRLAWTGTFLVLPSTVPSQFDPEAMRRTWERLRALKPRRLFFSHFGETEAVEDVFGQLGKWLPRYLEDGEFVLRRYLRPWREGEEAEKAAIFAQAVEQLSEMLWERILREIGAQGRGGERAREIFRRETAYRHDIYLNAYGVMEYLFRQSTSEDSG